AGCCGCATAGATTGCCATAAAATCAGAGGAGGACACCGTAAAAACATGCTCTGCGATCCCTTCCCTGATGGGTACGGCGAAGCCACCGCATACTACATCACCCAAAACATCGTAGATCACATAATCCAGATCCAGTTCGTCAAATATTTTCTGCTGTTTCAACAGTTGAACCGCTGTGGTAATGCCGCGGCCTGCACAGCCCACTCCCGGAGCCGGGCCTCCTGCTTCCACGCAGTAGATTCCGTTATATCCCTGAAAAATTGCGTCATGGGCATCCACCGTTCCCTTTTCTCTCAAAAGATCGAGTACCGTAGGAATATAGGTACCATCTCTCAGCGTATTGGTGGAATCCGCCTTGGGATCGCAGCCAAACTGCATCACCTTATATCCCATATCCGAAAGTGCCGCGCTGATATTGGAAGTTGTGGTGGATTTCCCAATTCCGCCTTTTCCGTAGATCGCTATTTGCTTTAACTTTTTTCCCATCTCTTTCTCCTTTTCATTTTGACATAACCTGTTGTGTCTGAATTCCTTTAACAGCCACAGTTGCGGTTGGCAGGCACAAGGAGCTCCTTATTCTTCTGCCGCGATTTGAAAAGCTCTTTCCAGATCAGCGATTAAGTCCTCAGGGTCTTCAAGGCCCACAGAAATTCGCAGTGTATCGGTTGAAATATCCGCCAAGGCCTGCTGCTTCTCATTCAGCTCCCCATGGGTTGTTTCCGGTGAGTTAATCAGGATGGACCTCGCATCTCCCACGTTGGCATGGAAGGAAAACAGCTCCAAAGCGTCGATAAATTGATCTCTCTGTTCCTTTGTTTTTCCATAACCAAAGGTAAAGATAGAGCCCGTTCCTTTTGGAAAATAACGGGCAGCCAATTCTTTGTAAGGGCTGTCTTTCGCCTCAGGATGCTTCACCCAAAGAACCTCCTTTTTTGTCTCAAGGTATGTAATGAGTTTTTTTGCACTGCTCACCTGTTTCGCAACCCTCTCAGACAAGGTTTCAATTCCCTGCAAAATGAGAAATGCATCAAATGGACTTAACGCTGCCCCAAGGTGATTCAGGTAATTTAAACGAATTCTCGTGGTGAATACCGCACCGGGCGCAGCCTCTATGAAGGAGCGAGCTTCCCCGCTCACGGTTCTGAGCACGTGAAGCTTTTCTTCAAATTGCGGATATTTGCCGCTTCCCCAGTTGAATTTACTATTTTCCACGATAACCCCTGCAATGGTGTTGCCGTGTCCGTTCAGCGCCTTTGTTGCAGAGTAGATCACAAGATCCGCTCCGTAATCGAAGGGGTTGAACAGGTATGGCGTTGCAAAGGTGTTATCGACGACAAGAGGGATTCCGTGCTTATGGGCAACCTCCGCAATTCCTTCGATATCAAAGAGTTCCGCATTTGGATTGGATATGCTTTCAATAAAGATCAGTTTCGTATCCGGGGTGATGGCAGCCTCATAAGATATTGGATCGTGGATGTCTTCCGGGTAGTCGATTTTGACCCCCAGAGAAGGAAATACTCTTAGAAAGCTGTCAATGGTTCCTCCGTAAAGATTAGGCAAAGACAGCACTCTTCCGCCGCCTTCCGTAAGCTGCAAAAGGGTGTAAGAGATTGCTGCCATGCCGGAAGCCAGTGCGATGGCCGCAGTTCCTCCATCCAGCTGTGCGACCCGTTCTTCTAAAATTGCTGCTGTCGGTGATCCGATTCTCGTATAGATACTTCCCACCTCTTCCAACTGAAATAATCTTCGCCCCCGCTCCACTGAACCCAGATCGTAGGATGCAGTCTGGTAGATTGGAACGGCTACCGCATAGTTGTGATCCTCAGAACGATATCCGGCACGGACCTTACGGGTGTCAAACCCAAGTGCTCTTGTTTTGTCTGTCATGGCATGATCTCCTTTACTTTCGATAAATTCCGTCAATATCGCTCTTGCGATATTTCCTGCATAAATCCCGCAGAAATAAAAAAAGCAAGCCAATGAATGTCAACGCCTCTGCGCTGCATTGCTGAGCTTGCTCTCCGTTCTTACGGTCAATCATCTCAATTTTGATATTTTATAATTTCATTATTGTACTTGAACTTATTTATCATCTTGATATTTGAACATTTTCATCTTAATTTGAACTTTTCCATCTTCTCAATCTGAACCACTTCACCGTTTTGAATGATCAGTGTAACAGTCCCAAACTGAATGCTGTCTATGTATGCAAACAATCGCCTTAGATTTTCTTCTGAAATTGCTTTTTTAACTGGTTTTTTTTCTTCCATACACATCACCTCCCGTAAATTAGAGCGTACCTACGATTCCTTAGCAATAATATTCAAAACCACGCCGTCCTGTTTCACAATGGAAATTGAGCCGTTTTCGATTTCTTTGAGAAGTTTTATTAAGAATTCAATGTACTCATCCTTCTTTTTCCCCTTCATTGGAATCCCTCCCGCTTTCGAATTGGAACGCTTATTTATATTCATACTATTTCTATATGATTTATATGCTTTAATTTTTAAATTAAATCTAACACTTCAGACTTTCTTTGTCAATGGGTTTAGGCGAACTTTTTTCCACAAATAATACGGATCATGTGGTAGGATTGCCCAGCAAATAAATCTCCCTGTATTCTATTGCCATGAAATCCGAGGAGGTACAAAACCTGCCCCGGATTCCATGTATGAGAAAGAGTTGGGAATGCAATTTATATCTCATACTCCGGCGGCTGCCGGGTACTTGCAAGATGCAGTTTTTCAAGAATACTGCTTCTGATTCCTGCGAAGTCGATCCCTGCTCGATCCCTGGGTCTTGGCAGATCTATTTTGAGGATTTCGCTGATCTGTCCAGGCCTGGGTGTCATAATGACGATACGGTCGCTCAAAAAGATTGCTTCATCTACGTCATGGGTTACCAGAATCATTGTTGTATGGTTCTTCTTCCAAAGCTCCAGAAGTTTTTCCTGCAAATCTGCCCTGGTGAAAGAATCCAGGGCTCCCATGGGCTCATCGAGCAGTAAAGCTGCGGGCCTGTTGATCAGCGCCCTTGCAATGGCTACTCTCTGTGCCATTCCTCCTGAGATCTGATGGGGATATGACTTTTCAAATCCCGCTAAGCCGATCAATTGTATATAATGGGAAATATCTTGTTTTTGTTTCTGATAAACGCCTCTGGCTTTCAGGCCCGATGCGATGTTTTTTTCCACAGTGAGCCACGGAAAGAGGCTTCCCTGCTGGAAGACATACCCCCGCTCCGGGTCAGGCGATTTGATCTCATGTCCGTTGATGGAGAGAGCTCCCGAAGTGGGAGCATCAAGACCGGCCAGAAGCCTCAGCAGAGTGGTTTTGCCACACCCTGAAGGTCCGATAATGCTGATGAATTCTCCCTCCCTAACGGAAAGATTTACGTCAAACAGTGCTTCTACTTGATTCTCCTTATCGTCAACATATGTGCGAAAAACGTTCTGAATTTCAATTAATTCTCTCATTTCACAAGCCCTCTCTGCCATCGCAGCGCCCACCTTTGTATCGCTCCGATTCCCCACATGATCAGAGAAAACAGAATCGCCATGATGATAATCGCAGCAAACACCTTGTAATATGCAGACCAGACTCTAGATGCATTGATGTAATATCCCAGACCACCCGGCTGGCCCATCATTTCCGAAATGACCAGCGTGGTAAACGCATAGGCGTTGGCTGTGGAAATTCCCGTAAATATGTGAGGCATTGCATTGGGAATCGCAACCCGAAACACGAGGAATGAGGTTCGTGCACCCAGCGTCTTTGCAACTTCATAGTAAACCTTCTGCGTGCTTGCAATGCCCTGTGCGGTTAAAAACGCAACCGGGAACCACGCCGATATGACAATGAGGAAGGTTGCGGCGAGAAAAGGTGAAGGAAACAAGGTCAGGGCGAAGGGCATCCATGCCACAGCAGGAATCACCCCGGTAATTTTTAATACGGGATAGACCCAGTAATATACCTTGGGAAACCAGCCAATTAAAATACCGGTGACCACGCCAATCACCACGCCTGATACAAAACCCGCTGTAAATAGTCTTAAGGAGTACAACGTATTCTCAAAGACAAATCCGCCTTCCATCAAAAGTGCTTCCAGTATTCTTGAGGGCCCCGGGAAAAAGGGCTGGGGCAGCAGCAGGGTCTTTGTACCGAGAATCTCCCAGAGCGCCAGCCCAATCCCGCTTACAAAACGAAACGGTGCCCGCTGGAGGTATTTGATGCGCCTATCCGAGTTGAAATACGAGTATATCCCAATCACGAGATAAATAAAGATCATGCCAAACAGTACGATGCTGTATGCACCCATAATATTTAACTTGAAATGGACCACCTCAAACAAATTGATTTCATATGTCTTGATTTCAACTTCCGCAAGCTGAGGAAAATACCAATTTGCCAGCTGTGCAAGAAGCAATCCTGAGGCAGTGAAAAGTACACTGAGCAGATAACGTGCGTTAGAAATATGATGTGAGGGCAGAATCCTATTATCTGCGGGCAAGGTGTTTGGTCTAGCCGTTATGCTGTTCTGAGGCAGGCGCCTCCATTTAAATGAAGGCGCTAAGATTGATCTGTTTTTTAATAAATTGATGCTCACTTGGTATCCTCCTGAGATCGTTCCTTCTTTTTCTATTTTGATTTTACGTCATAATAGATCTGGTCTGTGAATGCCTCTGCATCGTTGGTTTTTAGATATCCAATGCTCTTAAGCTCCTGAACAAAGTAAAGAACATCTCCTCTTACATTGGTCCCTGCAGCCTGTTCCTCAGATGACGGATAAGCATAGCTCTTGATCAGTCTGACAGCAAGGTCTTTGTCATCTATTGCCGAATATTTTTTATCCCCTATTATTTCAACGGTTTCTTCCGGGTTTGCTGCAATCCAAGCCTGGGCCTTATTATATGCGCGAAGGATCGCGGCAACTTTTTCAGGATCGTCCTTCAGCACTTTTTCCGAAGCGTATAGGAAGCAGCAGTATTTTCCTGCAAAGGTGGGATCTGTGGAAAGATCAAAGATCAACTTAAATTCACCCGATTCCTCTGCAATGGAACCCAGAGGATCCCACAACGCAGCTACATCTGCATCACCGTTTCGAACTGCCTCAAGCTCCAGATTTCCATCGGAATAAGGCAGGAAGGTAACCTCATTGTCCTCCTGGCGCGCAGATATGCCTGCTTTTTCGAGCCATACACTGGCAACCTGATGAGGCGTTCCGCCAATTTCATCAACAGCGATTTTCTTGCCCTTCAGGTCATCTACTCCGGAAATTGGTGAATCCTTGGCAACGACAAACTTGATACAACCATCATGCAAACCGTCAACCACCTTCACCTTGACACCTTCCTCAATCGATGGGAAGAATTGAAAATCTCCGTTTACAATAGGAATATTACCGTTGTTCAAACCGATTTTTCTGGTTTCCGTATCGGCAGAAATCAGGTTGACATCAAAGCCCTCTTCTGCAAAGAAGCCCTTCTCAAAGGCTATGTAGATGGGTGCACCGCAAAGAGCACCATCCTTGCCTGGGATATCAATCTTTCCGTATTTGAATTGAGGTTCTTGTGCATCAGGAGCGGAAGAACCAGCTCCTGTATTCGCCTTTGTACCGCAAGCAGTCAAAGCCACAGTCAGGGATAGTACAAGCACTGCCGCCTTGAAAAAATTCGAGACACGTTTCGCGTTCATAATTCAGTACACTCCTTTTCGTTCATTCATTCCGAAAAAAAAATCAAGCAAGAGAGCGGCAAATGCCGGAATTCTTACTTGATCTCTGATTTTTTCGGTCAATCATAGTATTTCCATATGAATAATATGTATTAAATTTAACATGTAATATTGAATCTGTCAACACCTTTTCATAACTTTTTTTCAGATAGGTAAGCAAAACATAAGGTTATTTCGTGCTGTTTATACTAGTTTTCCAGACTCCATAAAAAGGGTTCTGCCGCAGTATTCCGAAGCCTCCGCTTCATGGGTTACCATCAGCACCGCGGTTCCTCTTTGAGCCACTGATGCAAGCAATTCCAGTACCTCTTTCGTTGTCTGAAGGTCCAAATCAGAAGTCGGTTCATCGGCAATCAAAAGTTCTGGCGATAGGATCAACGCCCGTGCAATGGCTACTCGTTTCAACTCTCCTCCAGAAAGCTGAGCAGGATACGCCTTTACAAGATGGGAGATTCCTACCTGCTCTAAAAGAGCAGCAGCCCGCTCAGACGGCTCGCCGTTTCTCTTATTTAAAAAAAATGGCAGCCTTAGATTATCCATTACGGTCAGATTTGACAGAGCACTCTGCCCCTGAGGAACATAACCCAGCCTCGAATTTCTTAGGTAGGAATACTTCTGATCGTCCAGCTCAAAAACATTTTGACCATCCAGGAAAACCGAACCTCCTGTGGGTCTTAACAGACCTGTAATGAGATTCACCAGCGTGCTCTTACCACTGCCAGACCGCCCCCGGATAGAGACAAATTCCCCTTCAGACATGGCAAAGCTTACTTCATCTACAGCGCGAAAGGTTCCCCTTCCTCTTTTATATTCTTTGGTCAGTTGATTTACCTCAAGCAGCATCCCTATTCCCCCTCTCTCATAGTTGCATGTATCTCATTTTTCACAATGCGGTACGCCGAAAATACCGAGGCAGCAGGCCCGGCTGCGCCGGTGAGCAGAAAACTCAACATGGACAGAAGCGCAATCCATTGGGGGGATGGCAGCACAAACGGAAGATTCAACTTCAGAGAAATCAAGTTGCCGAAAGGAAAGAGAATAAGAAATGCCAGGATCAGTCCAATCAGAGAACCTCCGGCACCGATGAGGGCAGCCTCCCCGAAAATGAGCTGCATCAGCTTTCCTTTGGTTGCCCCTAATATTCTGAGCACTGCGATCTCCTTTTTCCTCTCATGGACAGAGAAGGTAAATACAACGGAAAGAAGGGCCGCAGTCAGTACCCAAAGCATCACGGAGAAAACCTTTACATAAACGATGAATTGTTTGATATGATCTGCTGCTGTAGTCAAAATTGTCCGAGACGCCACCACATCCGCCTTGATCCCTGCTTCTCTCAGCCGGTCCACGATGGTATTGTTGATCACCGGCGCATCGTAGCCGTCTTCTGCTTTGACCATAACGGCAGAAATAGAGTCCCCATTGTTGAATCGATAGTTAATTCCTTTTTCCCTTGCATGATCCAGAACGTTCTGTGCCGTATCAAAATTCATGAATACAGAGGTGTCAAATCCCATTCCGGTTTCCTCCAGCCGCCCTGCAACCACATACTCACAACCAAAAAACTTCAGGGTATCCCCCACTTTGTTATCCAGTTTAGAGCCGACCACAAGTTCCCCTTTCTCCAAGTCCTTTTGCAGCTGGCCCGAAATCCAAGGAGCGATTACAAAATCTGTTTTCGGTTCATAGCCAATAAGCTGCACCTGATAGGAACAACAGTCTGTGGAAAGGGACGTGATGAAGAACTGTGGCGTTGTTTTGACAATTCCATCGATTCCGGAAAGAATCTTTTCCGTATCTTTTCCAAAATAGAAGGTACCCGGCTCCCCTCTTAAGAGAGCGCCTTCAAACTTGGCCTGGTTTCCGTCGGGGACCACCATAAAATCCGCTCCCAGACGCTGCCGCATACTGTCCAGTCCCCCTCTGAGACTTGTGGTGAGAATCAAGCCCGAAAAGAGTGTAAAGGATAAAACTGCCACCAGCCCCATAAGACAAGAGGTACGAACCGCTTTCTTTTTCAGATTGCAGCGGGCGATCGTTAAAATTCCGAGTCTCTTCCGGTTTCCATTTGGGCTTTGCTTCTGCTGGCTCATTGTTCCTCCCGGCTTGATACATCGTTGCTTTTCTGATCCATTTCCTCGGTGTTTTTTGTGTTCTGACGAATGAGGTAAATACTGTTAACGACGGATACGATTATTACCAGGAGACTGATGACCAAAATAGAAGGGGCCGCAATCGCGTGACAATTCATGCCCGGCATGGCGCATACCCCAATCAAAACCGTTGGGACTGACGCCGCCAAGATCCCAGTCAACCCCGCTCCGATATGAAGTCCCAGTCTGATAGGTAACGAAGAAACTAAGATGGAAATGACACCCAATACAGCAATGAGAAGACCAATTCCGATTTCAGCACGCGCAGTCCAATGGCATTTCATGAAGTCATCTCCCATGGCTTCGCAAACCTTAAAAAGATATGTTGGACCTAATGAGATCAAAAGACCTGTTACGAGAAAGAAAAGACCTGTGATGATTCTGTTTTTCATAATAAACCTCCTAAATTTTTCACCCTAACTGATCTCCGATTGTTTCGGTCAATTAATTCAGGATATTCATATATGATTAATATGATATTATGATGCTAATTTAACATGTTCTGTTTCAGGTGTCAATTCTATTTTGAAAATTATTTTTTCTTTCAATAATGACTTACGTTGTACGTCAACCCTTTCTATAATAAAACCTCAAGTTAAGACGGAAGCTTTTCTATTTCGCATTCAAAACATAATAAAAAGACACACCAAACTGTCCGTACAGGCAGTCCGGTGCATCTATTACTTTTGTGCAATTTCCAGAATCAAACATACTTTCTCATATACTTCAACGCGTTCTTTTCCAGTCTGCTGACCTGAGCCTGGCTGATGCCGATTTCGTCGGCAACCTCCATCTGGGTCTTACCTTCAAAGAAACGCATGGTCAGGATGTGCTTTTCCCTGCTGGTAAGCTTTTTTAATGCTTCCTTTAGCGAGATGTTCTCCATCCATTTTTCGTCGGTATTTTTCGTATCCTTAACCTGATCCATCACGTAGATTGCATCTCCTTCGTCATGGAACACGGGCTCAAACAGTGATATGGGATCTTGGATAGAATCGAGAGCGAGGACCACCTCTTCTCTAGGCAGATCAAGATCCTTTGCAATCTCCATAATGGTGGGCTCCCTCTGCAATTCCCTAGAAAGTCTTTCCTTGGACTGCAGTGCCTTATAAGCCGTATCGCGTAGGGAACGGCTTACCCGAATGGAGTTATTATCTCTTAAATATCTTCTGATTTCTCCCACGATCATCGGCACCGCGTAGGTTGAAAACCGAACATTGTGGGATGTATCGAAATTATCCAGTGCCTTGATTAGGCCGATACAACCGACCTGAAACAAATCATCCGGATTTTCTCCTCTATTGCTAAAACGCTGTATTACGCTTAAAACCAAACGCAGATTTCCTCTGATAAACTCGTCTCTTACCTCATTATCTCCCCCTTTAATTTGATCGATCATTTTTTTCATTTCGACGTCTTTGTACACTGGCAGCTTCGATGTATTTACGCCGCAGATTTCTACTTTGCTAGCCATGAATAAGGACCTCCGCTTTCTGTCTTGCCCCCCTAAGCAGCATATTAGCGCAGTATCGGGATCAACCGATGCTATCCATTATTCTTAACATTCGAGCCTCTTTTTATTCTGTTATTCCTGCTTTTCTATCCCAACTTTTTGATTTCTTTTCTCAGCCTGCCGATGATCTTTTTTTCAAGCCGTGAAATATAGGATTGAGAAATGCCCATCTTATCAGCCACCTCTTTCTGTGTCATTTCTCGGCCGCTGATCAGACCAAAACGCATCTCCATAATTTGTTTTTCCCGGTTGGAGAGTTTCTTTAGTGCATAGACCAGCAGATTTCTGTTGACCTCTTCCTCGATATGGTTATAGACAATATCATTGTCCGTCCCAAGAATATCAGAAAGCAAAAGTTCATTTCCATCCCAGTCTATGTTTAACGGCTCGTCAAAGGAAACCTCACTCTTTGTTCTGCTGCTTCGGCGAAGATACATCAGAATTTCATTCTCAATGCAACGGGAAGCATAGGTGGCGAGCTTAATATTTTTGTCCAGATTGAAGGTATTAACCGCCTTGATCAGACCGATTGCTCCAATGGAGATCAAATCCTCCACGTTGACACCTGCATTCTCAAATTTCTTGGCAATATAAACCACAAGGCGCAGATTTCTTTCAATTAGAATCGTCTTGGCATCCTCATTGTTGAGCGCCAGCTCTTCCAGTAAGATCCGCTCCTCATCGGGAGCAAGAGGCGGAGGCAATACGTCGCTGCCCCCTATGTAAAATATTTCATCCGGCTTGTGACTCTTTAAGATCAGAACAATCCTCTCTCTGATTTTGATCGCCGACAGCTGCAGTTTTCTTCCGTTTTGAATTGTAATTTCCAATATTGTTCTAAGCATTGCAAGCAATTCCCCCTTCCAATAGACTTGGATGCAAAAGGATGGAACAGTCCTCGCAGGACCGATCTCCTGTAAACAACCCCCTGTTGACTGCTAAAACCGCACCTTCAGAGACCACTGAGGACCTATCTCTTTCACTGCAGTTATGTATATTGATTCGGATAAAATCCGTACGTATCCCAATAAAATATCCCTTACCTTCTCCTACGGTTCGGTAGGGAATCAGCCTGATTCTTGTAGCATAACTACTGTTCATCAGCTTCGCATACATGTGTTCTGTTTGGTTTCCCTGCAAGATTTCCTGAAGGATTTCATCAGGGAACAGCTTTTGTGCTCCTTTCTCATTAACTAGAAAAACTGGTTTACCCGATACCGGATCAGCCAGAAAGTTGCCGGTATCAACAAGTCCTCTCAAGGTCTCCTTCTTTCCTTCCATAGAGATTTCCACATCAGCATAGATTCTTTCTCTTATCATTCTCCCCTTAATAAATCCAGTAAAAAGGTGAAAGATTCCATAGGTCATCAAGCATCCCAACGTAATATAAACATAGCCAAAGCCATTCATATAAATGGAACTGTTTTGTGTTACCCCTTGGATCCCAAGAAAATACATGAGTCCGATGGTGATGCCCCCCATGGCAAAGCTGATCAGATAAAAGACCAGTGTAATTCTCCCAAACCGACGCAGTGTTTTCGGCTGAAATACAATAAAAACCAGTCCAAAGGAGAAGGCAAACTTCGAAATTAATGCCAGCAGGGGATGGAGCGAATCCCAAAAAAGGATGAATGAGTAGATTCCGCAAAGGATGCTTCCTAATACCAGAAACAGTTTTTTACACTGTATTCCGGAAATCCCGGCCGTAAGCAGAAGAATCAACCCTCCTGTAAGCGCGTTTTCGAGGAACAAATATTCTGCATAGATTACCACATGAAAAAACCCCCTTGCCGCTATAATCTATTTCATGATTATAGTGCCCAAGGGGGTAGTTTTTTGTCAAAAGTGAATGTCGATTCGTATTTTATTTTACAGCTTTTTTCGCTGTTTCAGCCAGCTGGGTAAATCCTGCCGGATCATAAATAGCCATTTCTGCGAGCATCTTTCTGTTAATTTCAATACCAGAAACCTTCAGTCCATTCATCAGCTTGCTGTAGGACAGGCCATTCATTCTTGCGCCTGCGTTGATTCTGGCGATCCAGAGTCTTCTGTACTCTCTCTTCTTGTTCTTTCTTCCAACGTAAGCGGAACGCAGGGATCTCATTACAGCAGGGTTAGCCGCTCTGAAGATCTTGCTCTTTGCGCCGTAGAAACCCTTCGCTAATTTTAATATTTTCT
This genomic window from Clostridiales bacterium contains:
- the nifH gene encoding nitrogenase iron protein, translating into MGKKLKQIAIYGKGGIGKSTTTSNISAALSDMGYKVMQFGCDPKADSTNTLRDGTYIPTVLDLLREKGTVDAHDAIFQGYNGIYCVEAGGPAPGVGCAGRGITTAVQLLKQQKIFDELDLDYVIYDVLGDVVCGGFAVPIREGIAEHVFTVSSSDFMAIYAANNLFKGIQKYSNSGGALLGGVIANSIVSPYQQKIIDDFVARTKTQVMEYVPRSITVTQSELSGRTTIEAAPDSAQAKIYRNLAKRIDEHTQSTVPAPLDSKELKDWAAKWADLLVAIESGEIRGESESI
- a CDS encoding O-acetylhomoserine aminocarboxypropyltransferase/cysteine synthase; the encoded protein is MTDKTRALGFDTRKVRAGYRSEDHNYAVAVPIYQTASYDLGSVERGRRLFQLEEVGSIYTRIGSPTAAILEERVAQLDGGTAAIALASGMAAISYTLLQLTEGGGRVLSLPNLYGGTIDSFLRVFPSLGVKIDYPEDIHDPISYEAAITPDTKLIFIESISNPNAELFDIEGIAEVAHKHGIPLVVDNTFATPYLFNPFDYGADLVIYSATKALNGHGNTIAGVIVENSKFNWGSGKYPQFEEKLHVLRTVSGEARSFIEAAPGAVFTTRIRLNYLNHLGAALSPFDAFLILQGIETLSERVAKQVSSAKKLITYLETKKEVLWVKHPEAKDSPYKELAARYFPKGTGSIFTFGYGKTKEQRDQFIDALELFSFHANVGDARSILINSPETTHGELNEKQQALADISTDTLRISVGLEDPEDLIADLERAFQIAAEE
- a CDS encoding DUF2292 domain-containing protein; its protein translation is MEEKKPVKKAISEENLRRLFAYIDSIQFGTVTLIIQNGEVVQIEKMEKFKLR
- a CDS encoding DUF2292 domain-containing protein is translated as MKGKKKDEYIEFLIKLLKEIENGSISIVKQDGVVLNIIAKES
- a CDS encoding ABC transporter ATP-binding protein, with the translated sequence MAERACEMRELIEIQNVFRTYVDDKENQVEALFDVNLSVREGEFISIIGPSGCGKTTLLRLLAGLDAPTSGALSINGHEIKSPDPERGYVFQQGSLFPWLTVEKNIASGLKARGVYQKQKQDISHYIQLIGLAGFEKSYPHQISGGMAQRVAIARALINRPAALLLDEPMGALDSFTRADLQEKLLELWKKNHTTMILVTHDVDEAIFLSDRIVIMTPRPGQISEILKIDLPRPRDRAGIDFAGIRSSILEKLHLASTRQPPEYEI
- a CDS encoding ABC transporter permease gives rise to the protein MPQNSITARPNTLPADNRILPSHHISNARYLLSVLFTASGLLLAQLANWYFPQLAEVEIKTYEINLFEVVHFKLNIMGAYSIVLFGMIFIYLVIGIYSYFNSDRRIKYLQRAPFRFVSGIGLALWEILGTKTLLLPQPFFPGPSRILEALLMEGGFVFENTLYSLRLFTAGFVSGVVIGVVTGILIGWFPKVYYWVYPVLKITGVIPAVAWMPFALTLFPSPFLAATFLIVISAWFPVAFLTAQGIASTQKVYYEVAKTLGARTSFLVFRVAIPNAMPHIFTGISTANAYAFTTLVISEMMGQPGGLGYYINASRVWSAYYKVFAAIIIMAILFSLIMWGIGAIQRWALRWQRGLVK
- a CDS encoding ABC transporter substrate-binding protein, whose protein sequence is MNAKRVSNFFKAAVLVLSLTVALTACGTKANTGAGSSAPDAQEPQFKYGKIDIPGKDGALCGAPIYIAFEKGFFAEEGFDVNLISADTETRKIGLNNGNIPIVNGDFQFFPSIEEGVKVKVVDGLHDGCIKFVVAKDSPISGVDDLKGKKIAVDEIGGTPHQVASVWLEKAGISARQEDNEVTFLPYSDGNLELEAVRNGDADVAALWDPLGSIAEESGEFKLIFDLSTDPTFAGKYCCFLYASEKVLKDDPEKVAAILRAYNKAQAWIAANPEETVEIIGDKKYSAIDDKDLAVRLIKSYAYPSSEEQAAGTNVRGDVLYFVQELKSIGYLKTNDAEAFTDQIYYDVKSK
- a CDS encoding ABC transporter ATP-binding protein translates to MGMLLEVNQLTKEYKRGRGTFRAVDEVSFAMSEGEFVSIRGRSGSGKSTLVNLITGLLRPTGGSVFLDGQNVFELDDQKYSYLRNSRLGYVPQGQSALSNLTVMDNLRLPFFLNKRNGEPSERAAALLEQVGISHLVKAYPAQLSGGELKRVAIARALILSPELLIADEPTSDLDLQTTKEVLELLASVAQRGTAVLMVTHEAEASEYCGRTLFMESGKLV
- a CDS encoding FtsX-like permease family protein, coding for MSQQKQSPNGNRKRLGILTIARCNLKKKAVRTSCLMGLVAVLSFTLFSGLILTTSLRGGLDSMRQRLGADFMVVPDGNQAKFEGALLRGEPGTFYFGKDTEKILSGIDGIVKTTPQFFITSLSTDCCSYQVQLIGYEPKTDFVIAPWISGQLQKDLEKGELVVGSKLDNKVGDTLKFFGCEYVVAGRLEETGMGFDTSVFMNFDTAQNVLDHAREKGINYRFNNGDSISAVMVKAEDGYDAPVINNTIVDRLREAGIKADVVASRTILTTAADHIKQFIVYVKVFSVMLWVLTAALLSVVFTFSVHERKKEIAVLRILGATKGKLMQLIFGEAALIGAGGSLIGLILAFLILFPFGNLISLKLNLPFVLPSPQWIALLSMLSFLLTGAAGPAASVFSAYRIVKNEIHATMREGE
- a CDS encoding DUF4418 family protein; translated protein: MKNRIITGLFFLVTGLLISLGPTYLFKVCEAMGDDFMKCHWTARAEIGIGLLIAVLGVISILVSSLPIRLGLHIGAGLTGILAASVPTVLIGVCAMPGMNCHAIAAPSILVISLLVIIVSVVNSIYLIRQNTKNTEEMDQKSNDVSSREEQ
- the sigG gene encoding RNA polymerase sporulation sigma factor SigG, with the protein product MASKVEICGVNTSKLPVYKDVEMKKMIDQIKGGDNEVRDEFIRGNLRLVLSVIQRFSNRGENPDDLFQVGCIGLIKALDNFDTSHNVRFSTYAVPMIVGEIRRYLRDNNSIRVSRSLRDTAYKALQSKERLSRELQREPTIMEIAKDLDLPREEVVLALDSIQDPISLFEPVFHDEGDAIYVMDQVKDTKNTDEKWMENISLKEALKKLTSREKHILTMRFFEGKTQMEVADEIGISQAQVSRLEKNALKYMRKYV
- the sigE gene encoding RNA polymerase sporulation sigma factor SigE produces the protein MLRTILEITIQNGRKLQLSAIKIRERIVLILKSHKPDEIFYIGGSDVLPPPLAPDEERILLEELALNNEDAKTILIERNLRLVVYIAKKFENAGVNVEDLISIGAIGLIKAVNTFNLDKNIKLATYASRCIENEILMYLRRSSRTKSEVSFDEPLNIDWDGNELLLSDILGTDNDIVYNHIEEEVNRNLLVYALKKLSNREKQIMEMRFGLISGREMTQKEVADKMGISQSYISRLEKKIIGRLRKEIKKLG
- the rplT gene encoding 50S ribosomal protein L20, translated to MARVKKGLNAKKRHKKILKLAKGFYGAKSKIFRAANPAVMRSLRSAYVGRKNKKREYRRLWIARINAGARMNGLSYSKLMNGLKVSGIEINRKMLAEMAIYDPAGFTQLAETAKKAVK